The Flammeovirga pectinis genomic interval GTACCTAATTGCCACGATCTCCCTAATGCATCACGCACCATAAAGTCAAGCTTAGGACCGTAGAATGCTGCTTCTCCGTACTCAACAACAGTGTTAAGTCCTTTTTCTGCAGCTACTTCTTCAATATCCTTTTCTGCTCTATCCCAATCAGCTTCGTTACCAATATATTTTGCACGATCTTCTTTATCTCTTAATGAGATTTGTGCCATATAATCTACAAAACCTAAAGATTTGAAGACATACAATACAAGATCAATTACTTTAGAAAATTCTTCTTTTACTTGATCTGGACGACAGAATAAGTGAGCATCGTCTTGAGTAAAACCACGTACCCTTGTCAGACCATGTAATTCACCACTTTGCTCATATCTATATACAGTACCAAATTCAGCTAAACGAATTGGTAAATCTCTGTAAGAGTGAGGGCGTGAACGGTAAATTTCACAGTGATGAGGACAGTTCATTGGTTTCAATAAATACTCTTCACCTTCGTTTGGAGTACGAATTGGTTGGAATGAATCCTCTCCGTATTTAGCATAGTGACCAGAAGTTACATAAAGATCTTTTGATCCAATATGTGGAGTAACCACTTGTTGGTAACCTGCTTTAGCTTGTGCTTTTCTTAAGAAATTTTCTAAACGCTCTCTAAGAGTTGCTCCTTTTGGTAACCATAATGGCAAACCAAGACCAACACGTTGAGAGAATGTAAATAAATCAAGTTCTTGACCTACCTTTCTATGATCTCTTTTCTTTGCTTCTTCAACACGTTCTAAGTATTCATTTAATTCCTTTGCTTTAGGGAATGTAATACCATAAATACGTGTAAGCATTTTATTTTTCTCGTCTCCTCTCCAATAAGCACCAGCTACACTAGTTAACTTAATAGCTTTTACAAAGCCTGTATTTGGAATATGAGGTCCACGACATAAATCTGTAAATTCTCCTTGCTTGTAGAAAGTGATTGTACCATCTTCTAATCTTTCTAAAAGATCAAGTTTGTAAGGATCTTCTTTTTCTTCA includes:
- the thrS gene encoding threonine--tRNA ligase — translated: MIKVTLPDNSVREYESGATSLDVAKSISEGLARNVLAAEVNGEVWDATRPLTADSNVKLLTWNDTDGKSTFWHSSAHLMAEALEALYPGVKLGIGPSIENGFYYDVDFMDYDFSSDDLPKVEQKMKELAKKKNLYLRSDVSKADAIKYFEEKEDPYKLDLLERLEDGTITFYKQGEFTDLCRGPHIPNTGFVKAIKLTSVAGAYWRGDEKNKMLTRIYGITFPKAKELNEYLERVEEAKKRDHRKVGQELDLFTFSQRVGLGLPLWLPKGATLRERLENFLRKAQAKAGYQQVVTPHIGSKDLYVTSGHYAKYGEDSFQPIRTPNEGEEYLLKPMNCPHHCEIYRSRPHSYRDLPIRLAEFGTVYRYEQSGELHGLTRVRGFTQDDAHLFCRPDQVKEEFSKVIDLVLYVFKSLGFVDYMAQISLRDKEDRAKYIGNEADWDRAEKDIEEVAAEKGLNTVVEYGEAAFYGPKLDFMVRDALGRSWQLGTIQVDYQLPQRFELEYKDSDNSMKRPVMIHRAPFGSMERFIAILIEHTGGNFPLWLAPEQFTLLPVSDKYNDYAYGVMSMLEEEGFTGTVDARAEKIGRKIRDAEVQKTPYMLIVGEKEMEGNSVSVRRKGEGDIGMLELPAFVELFKKETAV